A window of the Camelus dromedarius isolate mCamDro1 chromosome 5, mCamDro1.pat, whole genome shotgun sequence genome harbors these coding sequences:
- the LOC135321374 gene encoding uncharacterized protein LOC135321374 — MRVRPSDLMCTDLRSRVPASLGCFSGQLWAKAVQPACLSSLKLPSAFRNTKDGSDPGPAARTPGARRVRYSLYTWKHTGPCHSSARAGGFTRPPCAKEQVGLGRILPVSHSLPAPGLDPEGTLERGFPGSTPEFLSPAVWQVCVSRFQPLSPSCRTCSSSPDPSRLPLSQQSLRHTSPALWALAVTFRLKSSALTWPHSPLASIPSVQRLVLPSWALSRLPKLVPSGALAPAQGACSLLRLCLNTSPSERLSFATLLEIAHLSPLAVVPHRTCHSPPDTGEGLSVAAPPQQKVRRQGPGPRGLEKRPAQSRHVCSCGINGAVRELLDVGSCKRKYN, encoded by the exons ATGCGTGTGCGTCCGTCCGACCTTATGTGCACCGACCTCCGCTCCCGTGTGCCCGCCTCGCTCGGCTGCTTCTCGGGGCAGCTCTGGGCAAAAGCGGTCCAGC CAGCTTGTCTCTCCAGCCTGAAGTTACCCTCTGCATTCAGGAACACGAAGGATGGGTCCGACCCGGGCCCTGCTGCGCGGACACCAGGAGCCAGGAGG GTGAGGTATAGCTTATACACTTGGAAGCATACAGGTCCGTGTCACAGCTCAGCGAGAGCCGGAGGATTCACGCGGCCGCCCTGTGCTAAG GAACAGGTGGGCCTGGGCCGCATTTTGCCTGTGAGTCACAGTTTGCCAGCGCCTGGTCTGGACCCGGAGGGCACATTGGAGCGTGGATTCCCAGGGtccaccccagagtttctgagtcCGGCAGTCTGGCAAGTTTGCGTTTCCAGGTTCCAG CCGCTGTCGCCCTCCTGCCGGACCTGCAGCAGCTCTCCTGACCCCTCTCGTCTGCCTCTCTCACAGCAGAGTTTGAGGCATaccagcccagccctctgggcGCTGGCAGTCACATTTAGGCTTAAATCCAGTGCCCTGACCTGGCCCCATAGCCCCTTAGCCAGCATCCCTTCTGTCCAACGGCTCGTCTTGCCCTCCTGGGCATTGTCCAGACTCCCCAAGCTCGTTCCTTCCGGGGCCCTGGCACCTGCCCAGGGTGCTTGCTCCCTGCTTAGGCTCTGCTTGAACACCAGCCCTTCAGAGAGACTGTCCTTTGCCACCCTGCTGGAAATAGCCCATCTGTCTCCACTCGCTGTTGTTCCTCACAGAACTTGTCACTCACCACCTGACACCGGAGAAGGGTTGTCTgtggctgcccctccccagcagaAGGTAAGGAGACAGGGGCCGGGTCCCCGGGGCCTAGAGAAGCGcccggcacagagcaggcacGTGTGCTCGTGTGGCATAAATGGTGCAGTAAGAGAACTTTTAGATGTAGGAAGCTGTAAGCGAAAATACAACTGA